In one Oryza glaberrima chromosome 2, OglaRS2, whole genome shotgun sequence genomic region, the following are encoded:
- the LOC127763132 gene encoding uncharacterized protein LOC127763132 — translation MDRPPPPPASLSPQEWEQLIDDFPTPRRHRWLHLPLLDLALSSLPRRDLPSHLRPLLLSFLDDHLLPPSPTHLPLLLSSLLSFPSDHPLRDHLLLTVTSAFASALSPPVSTDHADPLSALVNALLASANRPNHAPDRAARALACDALRALDAALPGLLADVLGHVYALAAAERSPAAQSYLLLLASAARHVVRLGRLPSTTSILAVSGPPTPFFVPAHLLAPAPDPANPVPPPSEVNLRDIRKVLALIMDRPQVLTPASAMEMAAILAEVSAAVVGWAPAIAAHVKVQFGGMAHSSSLMLLHSLLTLFIQFPDAFGAEDERKMARRLALAACEAHRPLTARLLALHWLLGSGKFRYAVPGLAKWFYPGVFDPLAVKAKKLDCLALVASGVDADKIEGGRDVDQTIGLVDDGLACVSAFRWLPGWSTETCVAFRALHVVLVAAAPHSTDGSGCSGAGELLNSTIFHHLQAMLVDMTSEHRGLVPVIADFINRLLACNTHRWAGEQLLQTLDENLLPRLEPGYQLASYYPLFEKIAENETVPQLRLIELLTKQMASLAKKHDPETELKTWSQGSKVVGICRVMMKHHHSSRIFFPLSCLLVLTIKSYPDLEVRDHARTCLRMLSCIPGKKLRHLMGIGEQPAGVTPSHPGPLFDVPSPRPAQDLKSMPDLASYIHLERVVPLVVKQSWALTLPNFSIQSRASGQILSIQDVSSTPPEQEKTPQPTIERIAYTQEALRVMDSKGAETLEILRRHFACIPDYLHSVGLKIKIPCTFRFDSEPFNHAWGSDSAVPGSEGVDGLPALYAATINFSSSAQFGKIPSCHVPFLLGEPPGSGMDIMPLDNGHRLESSYCASVVIELEPREPSPGLIDVVITANTENCQVISGSIQPITVGIEDMFLKASVPPDILKEDAAEYYQDLFHALWEACNSCSNTGRETFPLTGGKGSAAINGTRSVKLLEVTPKVLIRAIERYLAPFVVSVAGDSLITILRGNAIIKNVVWEESDSAPIVGADALVPYSVDTNLSLQRIDEDEFEVGAETYAHLSKRDMGIVRVLIFLPPRYHLLFSMEVGYASTLVRIRTDHWPCLAYVDEYLEALL, via the exons atggaccggccgccgccgcctcccgcctccctcTCGCCTCAGGAGTGGGAGCAGCTCATCGACGATTTCCCcaccccgcgccgccaccgatggctccacctccccctcctcgacctcgccctctcctccctcccgcgccgcgacctcccctcccacctcaggcccctcctcctctccttcctcgacgaccacctcctcccgccCTCCCccacccacctccccctcctcctctcctccctcctctccttcccctccgaCCACCCGCTCCGggaccacctcctcctcaccgtcacatccgccttcgcctccgcgCTCTCCCCTCCCGTCTCCACCGACCACGCCGACCCCCTCTCCGCCCTCGTCAACGCCCTGCTCGCCTCCGCCAACCGCCCCAACCACGCACccgaccgcgccgcccgcgccctcgcctGCGACGCCCTGCGCGCCCTCGACGCCGCGCTCCcgggcctcctcgccgacgtccTCGGCCACGTCtacgctctcgccgccgccgagcgctcgccggccgcgcagtcctacctcctcctcctcgcctccgccgcccgccacgtCGTCCGCCTCGGCAGGctcccctccaccacctccatctTGGCGGTGTCCGGCCCGCCCACCCCCTTCTTTGTGCCCGCGCATCTCCTCGCACCCGCACCAGATCCTGCCaaccccgtgccgccgccttccgAGGTGAATTTGAGGGACATAAGGAAAGTGCTCGCTCTGATCATGGACAGGCCGCAGGTCCTCACGCCTGCATCGGCCATGGAGATGGCGGCCATCCTTGCAGAGGTGTCCGCGGCTGTGGTCGGGTGGGCTCCGGCGATCGCAGCGCACGTCAAGGTGCAGTTTGGCGGGATGGCACATTCGTCCAGCCTCATGCTTCTACACTCCCTGCTCACGCTGTTCATCCAGTTTCCAGATGCTTTCGGGGCCGAAGACGAGCGTAAAATGGCACGCCGTCTAGCTTTGGCTGCTTGTGAGGCACACCGCCCGCTCACAGCGCGCTTGCTGGCATTACATTGGCTGCTTGGGTCTGGAAAATTCAGATATGCGGTGCCCGGCCTCGCGAAATGGTTTTATCCTGGCGTGTTCGACCCCCTTGCAGTCAAGGCCAAGAAGCTAGATTGCCTAGCTCTTGTTGCTTCTGGCGTTGATGCTGACAAGATTGAAGGAGGCAGAGATGTGGACCAGACAATTGGGCTTGTCGATGATGGCCTGGCTTGTGTTTCAGCCTTCAGGTGGCTCCCGGGATGGAGTACCGAGACTTGTGTGGCGTTCCGGGCGCTGCATGTGGTCTTGGTTGCTGCTGCCCCTCACAGTACTGATGGCTCAGGTTGCTCCGGAGCTGGTGAGCTCCTGAATTCTACTATCTTCCACCATTTACAG GCTATGTTGGTTGATATGACATCAGAACATCGAGGCTTAGTCCCAGTAATTGCTGATTTCATCAACCGTCTTCTAGCATGCAACACTCATCGGTGGGCAGGGGAACAGTTGCTGCAAACGCTTGACGAGAATCTGCTTCCGAGGCTTGAACCAGGCTACCAACTGGCGTCATACTACCCACTCTTTGAGAAGATCGCAGAGAATGAGACAGTTCCTCAGCTCCGCCTAATAGAGTTGCTCACCAAGCAGATGGCTTCTCTTGCCAAGAAGCATGATCCAGAGACAGAACTGAAAACATGGTCTCAGGGCAGCAAGGTCGTTGGCATTTGTCGTGTCATGATGAAGCACCATCACAGCTCTCGCATCTTCTTTCCCCTCTCATGCCTACTTGTACTCACTATCAAGTCCTACCCAGACCTGGAGGTCCGGGACCATGCAAG GACTTGTTTGCGGATGCTGTCCTGCATTCCTGGAAAGAAGCTGAGGCATCTCATGGGAATCGGAGAGCAACCTGCAGGTGTTACACCATCTCATCCAGGTCCTTTGTTTGATGTCCCATCACCACGTCCTGCTCAAGATCTTAAGAGCATGCCTGATTTGGCGTCTTACATTCATCTTGAAAGAGTTGTGCCACTGGTCGTGAAACAGTCTTGGGCCCTCACATTGCCTAACTTCAGCATTCAGAGCAGAGCATCTGGCCAAATTCTAAGTATACAGGATGTAAGCTCAACTCCTCCGGAGCAAGAAAAGACACCACAACCTACCATCGAGAGAATTGCCTACACACAAGAAGCTCTTCGTGTGATGGATTCTAAGGGTGCTGAAACACTGGAAATCCTTAGGAGGCACTTTGCATGCATTCCTGACTACCTCCACTCAGTTggtctcaaaataaaaatacctTGCACATTTAGGTTCGATTCAGAGCCATTCAACCATGCTTGGGGATCCGATTCAGCAGTTCCAGGTTCTGAAGGGGTTGATGGTTTGCCGGCCCTTTATGCGGCGACAATTAACTTTTCATCAAGTGCACAGTTTGGGAAAATTCCCTCATGTCATGTACCTTTCCTTCTAGGAGAACCTCCAGGTTCTGGTATGGACATTATGCCTTTGGATAACGGCCACCGGTTAGAATCAAGTTATTGTGCTTCAGTAGTGATAGAATTAGAGCCTCGAGAACCATCACCTGGTCTTATTGATGTTGTCATCACCGCCAACACAGAGAATTGCCAAGTCATATCTGGGTCCATTCAACCCATTACAGTTGGCATTGAGGACATGTTTCTGAAGGCCAGTGTACCTCCTGATATTCTGAAAGAGGATGCAGCTGAGTATTACCAGGATCTGTTCCATGCTCTATGGGAGGCCTGCAACAGTTGTTCGAACACAGGTCGGGAGACCTTCCCTTTGACAGGAGGGAAAGGGTCAGCTGCGATTAATGGAACACGATCTGTCAAACTTCTTGAGGTGACTCCAAAGGTTTTGATCAGAGCTATTGAAAGATACCTGGCTCCCTTCGTTGTCAGCGTTGCTGGAGATTCACTTATTACCATCCTAAGAGGCAATGCAATTATTAAAAACGTTGTGTGGGAAGAAAGTGATTCAGCTCCTATTGTTGGTGCTGATGCATTGGTTCCATACTCAGTGGACACAAACCTTTCGCTTCAGCGCATTGATGAAGACGAATTTGAGGTTGGCGCAGAGACTTATGCTCATCTAAGCAAGAGGGATATGGGCATTGTGCGTGTCCTAATATTTCTACCACCAAGGTATCACCTCCTCTTTTCGATGGAAGTAGGTTATGCCTCCACATTGGTCAGAATAAGAACCGATCATTGGCCATGTTTGGCATATGTCGACGAATACTTGGAAGCGTTGCTCTAA